In the Nerophis ophidion isolate RoL-2023_Sa linkage group LG01, RoL_Noph_v1.0, whole genome shotgun sequence genome, one interval contains:
- the LOC133554122 gene encoding zinc finger protein OZF-like translates to MDDYCYAKMVTSCQRQHERQSETSSKSPTEKMIKTEDEGVQQLIGHPEKLLPQSGRSSTLKQETPQPPHIKKEEEELWITKEGDCHLGREEADLSKFPLTVVSVKTEDDEEKPQVDNLLAPLSDSEAEDEVEVSLSSDTDCEGDMRTHTDNKHTKKKQGKTCLNCPVCGTIYTKKSYLTEHMRTHTGEKPFNCLVCDKRFSRKRHVIRHMTTHAEKKCRCFVCDKRFFFSQSLTRHMRTHTGEKPFNCLVCGKSFSQNSHLTQHARTHTGEKPFSCAVCGKSFSQGGYLSEHMRTHTGEKLFNCSVCGRSFTQKIPLTKHMRTHTGEKPFNCSVCGRSFSQKSNLTKHMRTHTGEKPYNCPDCGRSFSQKNTLTEHMRTHTGEKPFSCLVCGKSFTKKVCFTKHMKTHTGEKNT, encoded by the coding sequence GCGTCCAGCAGCTGATTGGTCATCCAGAAAAACTTCTTCCTCAGTCAGGCaggagctccactttgaagcaggagactccacagccacctcacattaaaaaggaagaggaggaactctggatCACTAAGGAGGGAGATTGTCatctaggacgagaggaagctgatctatccaagtttccactgactgttgtctctgtgaagactgaagatgatgaagagaaaccacaagtagacaacctcttagctccactatcagatagtgaggctgaagatGAGGTTGAAGTGtctttgagcagcgatacagactgtgaaggtgatatgaggactcacactgacaacaaacacacaaaaaagaagCAAGGAAAAACGTGTTTGAACTGCCCGGTTTGTGGAACAATATACACCAAAAAGAGCTATTTGACTGAACatatgagaacgcacacaggagaaaaaccatttaattgtttaGTTTGTGATAAAAGGTTTTCTAGGAAGAGGCACGTGATTCGTCACATGACAACGCATGCAGAAAAAAAATGTCGTTGCTTTGTTTGTGATAAAAGATTTTTTTTCAGTCAAAGTTTGACAaggcacatgagaacgcacaccgggGAAAAACCCTTTAATTGTTTAGTCTGCggtaaaagcttttctcaaaatagccatttgactcaacacgcacgaacacacacaggagaaaaaccattcaGTTGTGCAGTTTGCGGTAAAAGCTTTTCTCAAGGCGGCTATTTGagtgaacacatgagaacacacacaggagaaaagctATTTAATTGTTCGGTTTGTGGCAGAAGCTTTACCCAAAAGATTCCTCTGACcaaacacatgagaacgcacacaggagaaaaaccatttaattgcTCAGTTTGTGGCAGAAGCTTTTCTCAAAAGAGCAACTTGACTAAGCACATGAGgacgcacacgggagaaaaaccgtATAATTGTCCAGATTGCGGCAGAAGCTTTTCTCAGAAGAACACtctgactgaacacatgagaacacacacgggagagAAACCATTCAGTTGtttagtttgtggcaaaagctttacCAAAAAGGTTTGTTTTACCAAACACATGAaaacgcacacaggagaaaaaaacacttaa